A part of Anolis carolinensis isolate JA03-04 unplaced genomic scaffold, rAnoCar3.1.pri scaffold_10, whole genome shotgun sequence genomic DNA contains:
- the erf gene encoding ETS domain-containing transcription factor ERF isoform X3 yields the protein MPPEREREGGRGAKGGGAGGTEAAVAGQPVSCFPPAPPPDRSPLPPVREVLEKLQRSCLLPPSLPPSLLLWGSERPTDRPTTGMQDREGGFAFPDWAYKPESSPGSRQIQLWHFILELLRKEEYHEVIAWQGDYGEFVIKDPDEVARLWGVRKCKPQMNYDKLSRALRYYYNKRILHKTKGKRFTYKFNFNKLVLVNYPFIDMGMAGGAVPQSAPPVPSGGSHFRFPPSTPSDLLSPSEDLRSPGVFSAVARRLARGSVSDCSDGTSANSEVEESLAEEQRRGGGGEVGFRGGPLPGHPRLAHESLFRVYPRPRLAPEPLSPFPVSPLAGPAALLPPPQLSPAGLPLTPSHLNYTPSPTLSPMFPPGGGGGGGSHFSFSAEDMKRYLQAHTQSVYNYHLSPRAFLHYPSTIVIPQPQRLEKPPLPPPLPPPPAEEPPAPFKFKLQPPPLGRRNRDKQQAPPSAAAPGEPTGGGPSSATEPPLPPLPPLLPQIKVEPISEGESEEDLTVEVTDISEDEDDEEVFKPPAAPPEKAEEPEEEEVAGEAQVVAAAVAEAPMPSASTAAAMESGKCIPLKLRFKRRWSEDQRLEAGAGTEETDDKKVKGEESEDSGGGGGGGGGGLGAGTGHGGRRISTELQRATAELTLENRDS from the exons ATGCCtcctgagagagagagggagggagggaggggggcgaaGGGGGGCGGCGCTGGCGGCACAGAGGCAGCCGTGGCCGGGCAGCCGGTTTCCTGTTTCCCCCCTGCGCCCCCCCCTGACcgctcccccctccctccagtCAGAGAAGTCTTAGAGAAGTTGCAGCGCTcttgcctcctccctccctccctccctccctccctcctgctctGGGGCTCTGAACGACCCACAGACCGACCAACCACTGGGATGCAAGACAGGGAGGGAG GGTTCGCCTTCCCCGACTGGGCCTACAAGCCGGAGTCGAGCCCCGGGTCTCGGCAGATCCAGCTGTGGCACTTCATCCTGGAGCTGCTGCGCAAAGAGGAGTACCATGAGGTCATCGCCTGGCAGGGCGACTACGGGGAGTTTGTCATCAAGGACCCCGACGAGGTGGCCCGGCTCTGGGGGGTGCGCAAGTGCAAGCCCCAGATGAACTACGACAAGCTCAGCCGGGCACTCAG GTATTACTACAACAAGCGGATCCTGCACAAGACCAAAGGCAAACGCTTCACCTATAAGTTCAACTTCAACAAGTTGGTGCTGGTCAACTACCCGTTCATCGATATGGGGATGGCAG GTGGCGCGGTGCCGCAGAGCGCTCCTCCGGTGCCCTCGGGGGGCTCGCACTTCCGCTTCCCGCCCTCCACGCCCTCGGACCTCCTCTCGCCCTCCGAAGACCTGCGCTCGCCGGGGGTCTTCTCGGCCGTGGCCAGGCGCCTGGCCCGGGGCTCGGTCAGCGACTGCAGCGACGGCACTTCGGCCAACTCCGAGGTGGAGGAGTCCCTGGCCGAGGAGCAGCGGCGCGGCGGAGGGGGGGAGGTGGGCTTCCGCGGGGGGCCCCTGCCGGGCCACCCGCGCTTGGCCCACGAGAGCCTCTTCCGGGTGTACCCCCGCCCCCGGCTGGCCCCCGAGCCCCTCAGCCCCTTCCCGGTCTCCCCGCTGGCCGGGCCGGCCGCCCTGCTGCCGCCCCCGCAGCTCTCCCCGGCGGGGCTGCCCCTGACCCCCTCCCACCTGAACTacaccccctcccccaccctCAGCCCCATGTTCCCCCCCGgcgggggagggggcgggggctcCCACTTCTCCTTCAGCGCCGAGGACATGAAGCGCTACCTGCAGGCCCACACGCAGAGCGTCTACAACTACCACCTCAGCCCCCGGGCCTTCCTCCACTACCCCAGCACCATCGTCATCCCGCAGCCCCAGCGCCTGGAGAAGCCCCCGCTGCCGCCCCCGCTGCCGCCCCCGCCGGCCGAGGAGCCCCCCGCCCCCTTCAAGTTCAAGCTCCAGCCCCCGCCCCTGGGGCGCCGGAACCGCGACAAGCAGCAGGCCCCGCCCTCCGCCGCAGCCCCCGGCGAGCCCACCGGCGGGGGGCCCTCTTCCGCCACGGAGCCCCCCCTCCCGCCCCTCCCGCCGCTGCTGCCCCAGATCAAGGTGGAGCCCATTTCGGAGGGAGAGTCCGAGGAGGACCTCACCGTGGAGGTGACAGACATCAGCGAggacgaggacgacgaggaggtcTTCAAGCCCCCCGCAGCGCCCCCCGAAAAGGCCGAGgagccggaggaggaggaagtggcgGGAGAAGCTCAGGTTGTGGCCGCCGCTGTGGCCGAAGCCCCGATGCCGTCCGCGTCCACAGCAGCCGCGATGGAGAGTGGCAAATGCATCCCACTGAAGCTGCGCTTCAAGCGCCGTTGGAGCGAGGACCAGCGGCTGGAGGCCGGAGCGGGAACCGAGGAGACGGACGACAAGAAGGTCAAGGGGGAGGAGAGTGAGgacagcggaggaggaggaggaggaggaggcggcggcctGGGGGCGGGGACAGGGCACGGCGGCCGGCGGATCAGCACCGAGCTGCAGAGGGCAACGGCCGAACTGACCCTGGAGAACCGGGATTCCTAG
- the erf gene encoding ETS domain-containing transcription factor ERF isoform X1: MKTPADSGFAFPDWAYKPESSPGSRQIQLWHFILELLRKEEYHEVIAWQGDYGEFVIKDPDEVARLWGVRKCKPQMNYDKLSRALRYYYNKRILHKTKGKRFTYKFNFNKLVLVNYPFIDMGMAGGAVPQSAPPVPSGGSHFRFPPSTPSDLLSPSEDLRSPGVFSAVARRLARGSVSDCSDGTSANSEVEESLAEEQRRGGGGEVGFRGGPLPGHPRLAHESLFRVYPRPRLAPEPLSPFPVSPLAGPAALLPPPQLSPAGLPLTPSHLNYTPSPTLSPMFPPGGGGGGGSHFSFSAEDMKRYLQAHTQSVYNYHLSPRAFLHYPSTIVIPQPQRLEKPPLPPPLPPPPAEEPPAPFKFKLQPPPLGRRNRDKQQAPPSAAAPGEPTGGGPSSATEPPLPPLPPLLPQIKVEPISEGESEEDLTVEVTDISEDEDDEEVFKPPAAPPEKAEEPEEEEVAGEAQVVAAAVAEAPMPSASTAAAMESGKCIPLKLRFKRRWSEDQRLEAGAGTEETDDKKVKGEESEDSGGGGGGGGGGLGAGTGHGGRRISTELQRATAELTLENRDS, from the exons ATGAAGACCCCCGCAGACTCAG GGTTCGCCTTCCCCGACTGGGCCTACAAGCCGGAGTCGAGCCCCGGGTCTCGGCAGATCCAGCTGTGGCACTTCATCCTGGAGCTGCTGCGCAAAGAGGAGTACCATGAGGTCATCGCCTGGCAGGGCGACTACGGGGAGTTTGTCATCAAGGACCCCGACGAGGTGGCCCGGCTCTGGGGGGTGCGCAAGTGCAAGCCCCAGATGAACTACGACAAGCTCAGCCGGGCACTCAG GTATTACTACAACAAGCGGATCCTGCACAAGACCAAAGGCAAACGCTTCACCTATAAGTTCAACTTCAACAAGTTGGTGCTGGTCAACTACCCGTTCATCGATATGGGGATGGCAG GTGGCGCGGTGCCGCAGAGCGCTCCTCCGGTGCCCTCGGGGGGCTCGCACTTCCGCTTCCCGCCCTCCACGCCCTCGGACCTCCTCTCGCCCTCCGAAGACCTGCGCTCGCCGGGGGTCTTCTCGGCCGTGGCCAGGCGCCTGGCCCGGGGCTCGGTCAGCGACTGCAGCGACGGCACTTCGGCCAACTCCGAGGTGGAGGAGTCCCTGGCCGAGGAGCAGCGGCGCGGCGGAGGGGGGGAGGTGGGCTTCCGCGGGGGGCCCCTGCCGGGCCACCCGCGCTTGGCCCACGAGAGCCTCTTCCGGGTGTACCCCCGCCCCCGGCTGGCCCCCGAGCCCCTCAGCCCCTTCCCGGTCTCCCCGCTGGCCGGGCCGGCCGCCCTGCTGCCGCCCCCGCAGCTCTCCCCGGCGGGGCTGCCCCTGACCCCCTCCCACCTGAACTacaccccctcccccaccctCAGCCCCATGTTCCCCCCCGgcgggggagggggcgggggctcCCACTTCTCCTTCAGCGCCGAGGACATGAAGCGCTACCTGCAGGCCCACACGCAGAGCGTCTACAACTACCACCTCAGCCCCCGGGCCTTCCTCCACTACCCCAGCACCATCGTCATCCCGCAGCCCCAGCGCCTGGAGAAGCCCCCGCTGCCGCCCCCGCTGCCGCCCCCGCCGGCCGAGGAGCCCCCCGCCCCCTTCAAGTTCAAGCTCCAGCCCCCGCCCCTGGGGCGCCGGAACCGCGACAAGCAGCAGGCCCCGCCCTCCGCCGCAGCCCCCGGCGAGCCCACCGGCGGGGGGCCCTCTTCCGCCACGGAGCCCCCCCTCCCGCCCCTCCCGCCGCTGCTGCCCCAGATCAAGGTGGAGCCCATTTCGGAGGGAGAGTCCGAGGAGGACCTCACCGTGGAGGTGACAGACATCAGCGAggacgaggacgacgaggaggtcTTCAAGCCCCCCGCAGCGCCCCCCGAAAAGGCCGAGgagccggaggaggaggaagtggcgGGAGAAGCTCAGGTTGTGGCCGCCGCTGTGGCCGAAGCCCCGATGCCGTCCGCGTCCACAGCAGCCGCGATGGAGAGTGGCAAATGCATCCCACTGAAGCTGCGCTTCAAGCGCCGTTGGAGCGAGGACCAGCGGCTGGAGGCCGGAGCGGGAACCGAGGAGACGGACGACAAGAAGGTCAAGGGGGAGGAGAGTGAGgacagcggaggaggaggaggaggaggaggcggcggcctGGGGGCGGGGACAGGGCACGGCGGCCGGCGGATCAGCACCGAGCTGCAGAGGGCAACGGCCGAACTGACCCTGGAGAACCGGGATTCCTAG
- the erf gene encoding ETS domain-containing transcription factor ERF isoform X4 codes for MRCCRRRFHRSLTMDHVSHAAPTTGSRSLDGTSRRNWFAFPDWAYKPESSPGSRQIQLWHFILELLRKEEYHEVIAWQGDYGEFVIKDPDEVARLWGVRKCKPQMNYDKLSRALRYYYNKRILHKTKGKRFTYKFNFNKLVLVNYPFIDMGMAGGAVPQSAPPVPSGGSHFRFPPSTPSDLLSPSEDLRSPGVFSAVARRLARGSVSDCSDGTSANSEVEESLAEEQRRGGGGEVGFRGGPLPGHPRLAHESLFRVYPRPRLAPEPLSPFPVSPLAGPAALLPPPQLSPAGLPLTPSHLNYTPSPTLSPMFPPGGGGGGGSHFSFSAEDMKRYLQAHTQSVYNYHLSPRAFLHYPSTIVIPQPQRLEKPPLPPPLPPPPAEEPPAPFKFKLQPPPLGRRNRDKQQAPPSAAAPGEPTGGGPSSATEPPLPPLPPLLPQIKVEPISEGESEEDLTVEVTDISEDEDDEEVFKPPAAPPEKAEEPEEEEVAGEAQVVAAAVAEAPMPSASTAAAMESGKCIPLKLRFKRRWSEDQRLEAGAGTEETDDKKVKGEESEDSGGGGGGGGGGLGAGTGHGGRRISTELQRATAELTLENRDS; via the exons GGTTCGCCTTCCCCGACTGGGCCTACAAGCCGGAGTCGAGCCCCGGGTCTCGGCAGATCCAGCTGTGGCACTTCATCCTGGAGCTGCTGCGCAAAGAGGAGTACCATGAGGTCATCGCCTGGCAGGGCGACTACGGGGAGTTTGTCATCAAGGACCCCGACGAGGTGGCCCGGCTCTGGGGGGTGCGCAAGTGCAAGCCCCAGATGAACTACGACAAGCTCAGCCGGGCACTCAG GTATTACTACAACAAGCGGATCCTGCACAAGACCAAAGGCAAACGCTTCACCTATAAGTTCAACTTCAACAAGTTGGTGCTGGTCAACTACCCGTTCATCGATATGGGGATGGCAG GTGGCGCGGTGCCGCAGAGCGCTCCTCCGGTGCCCTCGGGGGGCTCGCACTTCCGCTTCCCGCCCTCCACGCCCTCGGACCTCCTCTCGCCCTCCGAAGACCTGCGCTCGCCGGGGGTCTTCTCGGCCGTGGCCAGGCGCCTGGCCCGGGGCTCGGTCAGCGACTGCAGCGACGGCACTTCGGCCAACTCCGAGGTGGAGGAGTCCCTGGCCGAGGAGCAGCGGCGCGGCGGAGGGGGGGAGGTGGGCTTCCGCGGGGGGCCCCTGCCGGGCCACCCGCGCTTGGCCCACGAGAGCCTCTTCCGGGTGTACCCCCGCCCCCGGCTGGCCCCCGAGCCCCTCAGCCCCTTCCCGGTCTCCCCGCTGGCCGGGCCGGCCGCCCTGCTGCCGCCCCCGCAGCTCTCCCCGGCGGGGCTGCCCCTGACCCCCTCCCACCTGAACTacaccccctcccccaccctCAGCCCCATGTTCCCCCCCGgcgggggagggggcgggggctcCCACTTCTCCTTCAGCGCCGAGGACATGAAGCGCTACCTGCAGGCCCACACGCAGAGCGTCTACAACTACCACCTCAGCCCCCGGGCCTTCCTCCACTACCCCAGCACCATCGTCATCCCGCAGCCCCAGCGCCTGGAGAAGCCCCCGCTGCCGCCCCCGCTGCCGCCCCCGCCGGCCGAGGAGCCCCCCGCCCCCTTCAAGTTCAAGCTCCAGCCCCCGCCCCTGGGGCGCCGGAACCGCGACAAGCAGCAGGCCCCGCCCTCCGCCGCAGCCCCCGGCGAGCCCACCGGCGGGGGGCCCTCTTCCGCCACGGAGCCCCCCCTCCCGCCCCTCCCGCCGCTGCTGCCCCAGATCAAGGTGGAGCCCATTTCGGAGGGAGAGTCCGAGGAGGACCTCACCGTGGAGGTGACAGACATCAGCGAggacgaggacgacgaggaggtcTTCAAGCCCCCCGCAGCGCCCCCCGAAAAGGCCGAGgagccggaggaggaggaagtggcgGGAGAAGCTCAGGTTGTGGCCGCCGCTGTGGCCGAAGCCCCGATGCCGTCCGCGTCCACAGCAGCCGCGATGGAGAGTGGCAAATGCATCCCACTGAAGCTGCGCTTCAAGCGCCGTTGGAGCGAGGACCAGCGGCTGGAGGCCGGAGCGGGAACCGAGGAGACGGACGACAAGAAGGTCAAGGGGGAGGAGAGTGAGgacagcggaggaggaggaggaggaggaggcggcggcctGGGGGCGGGGACAGGGCACGGCGGCCGGCGGATCAGCACCGAGCTGCAGAGGGCAACGGCCGAACTGACCCTGGAGAACCGGGATTCCTAG